A region of Leifsonia xyli DNA encodes the following proteins:
- a CDS encoding excinuclease ABC subunit B yields the protein MLPTRSVRPFEVVSEYEPSGDQPQAIAELAGRINAGETDVVLLGATGTGKSATTAWLIEQVQRPTLVLAHNKTLAAQLANEFRELLPNNAVEYFVSYYDYYQPEAYVPQTDTFIEKDSSINAEVERLRHSTTNSLLSRRDVVVVSTVSCIYGLGAAEEYLEAMVALQVGQNVGRDALIRRFVNMQYERNDVDFSRGKFRVRGDTIEIIPVYEEHAIRIELFGDEIEALYSLHPLTGNVIAKLDAVSVFPATHYAASPATMQRAIGTIQEELHERLQELEREGKLLEAQRLRMRTQFDLEMMEQIGFCSGIENYSRHIDGRRPGEAPHCLLDYFPDDFLVVIDESHVTVPQIGAMYEGDASRKRTLVEHGFRLPSALDNRPLRWNEFKDRVGQTVYLSATPGKYELGIADGVVEQIIRPTGLVDPEIVVKPTKGQIDDLLEEIRLRVERDERVLVTTLTKKMAEELTDFLAEAGVKVRYLHSDVDTLRRVELLTELRAGVYDVLVGINLLREGLDLPEVSLVAILDADKEGFLRSSTSLVQTIGRAARNVSGQVHMYADVLTDSMKNAIEETERRREKQIEYNRVNGIDPQPLRKRIADITDILAREEADTARMLAGRDQKRKSPTPNLRNGGIAAQGAAELEGIIADLNQQMLAAAGELKFELAARLRDELSDLKRDLRQMEKAGHLG from the coding sequence ATGCTTCCCACACGCTCCGTCCGTCCCTTCGAGGTCGTCAGCGAGTACGAGCCGAGCGGTGACCAGCCGCAGGCCATCGCCGAGCTGGCGGGTCGCATCAACGCGGGCGAGACCGACGTGGTGCTGCTCGGCGCGACCGGAACCGGCAAGTCGGCGACGACCGCCTGGCTCATCGAACAGGTCCAGCGGCCGACCCTCGTGCTGGCGCACAACAAGACCCTGGCCGCTCAGCTCGCCAACGAGTTCCGTGAGCTGCTGCCGAACAACGCCGTCGAGTACTTCGTCTCGTACTACGACTACTACCAGCCCGAGGCCTACGTGCCGCAGACGGACACCTTCATCGAGAAGGACTCGTCCATCAACGCCGAGGTCGAGCGCCTGCGGCACTCCACGACGAACTCGCTCCTGAGCCGGCGCGACGTCGTCGTGGTCTCCACCGTGTCCTGCATCTACGGCCTCGGTGCGGCCGAGGAGTACCTGGAGGCGATGGTCGCCCTGCAGGTCGGCCAGAACGTCGGCCGCGACGCGCTCATCCGCCGCTTCGTCAACATGCAGTACGAGCGCAACGACGTCGACTTCTCGCGCGGCAAGTTCCGGGTGCGCGGCGACACGATCGAGATCATCCCGGTCTACGAGGAGCACGCGATCCGGATCGAGCTGTTCGGCGACGAGATCGAAGCGCTGTACTCGCTGCACCCGCTGACCGGCAACGTCATCGCCAAGCTCGACGCGGTATCCGTCTTCCCGGCGACGCACTATGCGGCGAGCCCGGCCACCATGCAGCGCGCGATCGGCACCATCCAGGAGGAGCTGCACGAGCGCCTGCAGGAGCTGGAGCGGGAGGGCAAGCTGCTCGAGGCGCAGCGGCTGCGCATGCGCACCCAGTTCGACCTCGAGATGATGGAGCAGATCGGCTTCTGCTCGGGCATCGAGAACTACTCGCGCCACATCGACGGCCGTCGTCCGGGCGAGGCGCCGCACTGCCTGCTCGACTACTTCCCGGACGACTTCCTCGTCGTGATCGACGAGTCGCACGTGACGGTGCCGCAGATCGGCGCCATGTACGAGGGCGACGCGTCGCGCAAGCGCACACTGGTGGAGCACGGGTTCCGTCTCCCGAGCGCGCTCGACAACCGCCCGCTGCGCTGGAACGAGTTCAAGGACCGTGTCGGCCAGACCGTCTATCTGTCCGCGACGCCGGGCAAGTACGAGCTGGGCATCGCCGACGGCGTGGTGGAGCAGATCATCCGCCCGACCGGCCTCGTCGACCCCGAGATCGTCGTCAAGCCCACGAAGGGCCAGATCGACGACCTGCTCGAGGAGATCCGTCTGCGGGTGGAGCGCGACGAGCGGGTGCTCGTCACGACGCTGACCAAGAAGATGGCGGAAGAGCTCACCGACTTCCTCGCGGAGGCCGGCGTCAAGGTGCGCTACCTGCATTCCGACGTCGACACCCTGCGTCGTGTCGAGCTCCTCACCGAGCTCCGTGCGGGCGTCTACGACGTGCTGGTCGGCATCAACCTGCTCCGTGAAGGACTCGACCTGCCGGAGGTCTCGCTGGTCGCGATCCTCGACGCGGACAAGGAGGGCTTCCTCCGCTCGTCCACCTCGCTGGTCCAGACGATCGGCCGCGCCGCCCGCAACGTCTCCGGTCAGGTGCACATGTACGCCGACGTGCTCACCGACTCGATGAAGAACGCGATCGAGGAGACCGAGCGTCGCCGCGAGAAGCAGATCGAGTACAACCGCGTCAACGGCATCGACCCCCAGCCGCTGCGCAAGCGCATCGCCGACATCACCGACATCCTCGCGCGCGAGGAGGCCGACACCGCCCGGATGCTGGCCGGTCGCGACCAGAAGCGCAAGAGCCCGACCCCGAACCTCCGGAACGGCGGCATCGCCGCCCAGGGCGCGGCCGAGCTCGAGGGCATCATCGCCGACCTCAACCAGCAGATGCTGGCGGCCGCCGGCGAGCTCAAGTTCGAGCTGGCGGCGCGGTTGCGCGACGAGCTCTCCGACCTGAAGCGCGACCTGCGTCAGATGGAGAAGGCCGGCCACCTGGGCTGA